In a single window of the Thunnus maccoyii chromosome 7, fThuMac1.1, whole genome shotgun sequence genome:
- the kdm4aa gene encoding lysine-specific demethylase 4A: MTTDTPAQSVGSRIMTFTPSKEEFKDFSRYIAYMESQGAHKAGMAKVIPPKGWKPRRTYDDIDDLVIPAPIQQVVTGQSGLFTQYNIQKKPMTVHEFRKTSNMDKFCNPRYVDFEELERKFWKNLTFNPPLYGADVSGTLYDPDVTEWNIGHLNTILDTVENESGIKIKGVNTPYLYFGMWKSAFAWHTEDMDLYSINYLHFGEPKSWYVVPPEHGKRLERLAKGFFPGNAQSCEAFLRHKMTLISPSILKKYGIPFEKVTQEAGQFIVTFPFGYHAGFNHGFNCAESTNFATQRWIDYGKQATLCSCRQDMVKISMDVFVRKFQPDRYKLWKAGKDNAPIDHSKPTPEAAGLLKEDKTEPSKESPTETGSEEPPTPVQEDRSPKPQTGTKRQLQSVEASEDVKPDLTMKETEEVEPKKAKLTRTESPTKVPVKPDKDTVKVKPEPKKEKDAKPQSKSQSKANTKKTSNRRSPSKKEKNGVSAAGPPEPAESQVVAPCSEEVGGSEEPELGSSCSPAHKLFHRTLSPADVLHVHSYAKGDYGEGEAPPKEEKKTDGSDNEIEKVIRHVSKAQGAEELTGDGELESDLGQLPGHHPLIKDGMSDEEAPEEAPPVEEGGLEGEGWAKPLAHLWQSRPPNMKKEREYNQRMGSKPPYCSICMLFHTYQQTECANSAVSPVMAAGGRMRTKPLIPEMCFTTTTEEDSECEEQPITPHLEEDGTSLLITCSQCSVRVHTSCYGVDPASVSKEWKCARCKANAMTENCCLCSLRGGALQKANNNKWVHVLCAVAVLEARFVSITERSPVDLSGIPLQRFKLKCYYCKKRMKKASGCCVQCSHGRCPTAYHPTCAQAAGVLMQPDEWPFVVHVTCCRHKGPTQIERNKAAMHELTVGQKVICKHKNGRYYQCDVVQLSKETFYEVNFDDGSFSDNLFPEDIVNRDCAQLGPPPQGEVVQVRWTDGLVYGAKFVAAHVIQMYLVEFEDGSQLTAKRDDVYTLDEELPKRVKSRLSKASDMRFDGIFEEKEIIQESKRQRVINSRYRGDYIEPVIYRAIME, from the exons ATGACCACAGACACGCCAGCCCAAAGTGTGGGCTCAAGGATAATGACGTTCACCCCGTCCAAAGAGGAGTTCAAGGACTTCAGCCGATACATTGCCTATATGGAGTCACAAGGAGCACACAAAGCTGGAATGGCAAAA GTTATTCCACCTAAAGGCTGGAAACCCAGGCGGACATACGATGATATAGATGACCTGGTGATTCCTGCTCCCATTCAGCAGGTGGTGACCGGCCAGTCAGGCCTCTTCACACAGTACAACATCCAGAAGAAGCCAATGACCGTCCATGAGTTCCGCAAGACCTCCAACATGGACAA GTTCTGTAATCCCCGATATGTGGATTTTGAGGAGCTGGAGAGGAAGTTCTGGAAGAACCTGACCTTCAACCCTCCCCTTTATGGAGCTGATGTCAGTGGAACCCTCTATGATCCA GATGTGACTGAGTGGAACATTGGCCATCTCAACACCATTCTGGATACTGTGGAGAATGAGAGCGGGATTAAGATCAAAGGAGTCAACACACCATACCTCTACTTTGGGATGTGGAAGAGTGCCTTCGCATGGCACACTGAGGACATGGATCTGTACAGCATCAACTACCTTCACTTTGGAGAACCGAAGTCCTG GTATGTCGTCCCCCCTGAGCATGGGAAAAGACTTGAACGACTTGCCAAGG GTTTTTTTCCAGGGAATGCTCAGAGCTGTGAAGCCTTCCTGCGCCACAAGATGACTTTGATTTCACCCTCAATCCTGAAGAAATACGGCATACCGTTTGAGAAG GTCACTCAGGAGGCTGGGCAGTTCATCGTGACATTCCCATTTGGCTATCATGCTGGTTTTAACCATGGCTTCAACTGTGCTGAGTCCACCAACTTTGCCACCCAGCGGTGGATTGATTACGGCAAACAGGCAACACTG TGTTCGTGCCGTCAGGACATGGTGAAGATCTCCATGGATGTGTTTGTACGCAAGTTTCAGCCTGACCGCTACAAGCTGTGGAAGGCAGGAAAGGACAACGCTCCTATCGACCACTCCAAGCCCACACCAGAGGCTGCTGGGCTTCTGAAAGAAGACAAGACCGAGCCTTCAAAAGAGAGTCCCACTGAAACTGGATCGGAGGAGCCCCCAACCCCTGTCCAGGAGGACAGAAG CCCAAAGCCTCAGACTGGGACAAAGCGTCAGCTTCAATCTGTTGAAGCCTCTGAAGATGTCAAACCTGACCTGACCatgaaggagacagaggaggtggAGCCAAAGAAGGCCAAGTTGACCCGCACAGAGTCTCCAACTAAAGTCCCTGTGAAGCCAGATAAAG ACACAGTGAAAGTCAAACCAGAGCCTAAGAAGGAGAAGGACGCCAAGCCGCAGTCTAAATCTCAGTCCAAAGCCAACACtaagaaaacatcaaacagacGAAGCCCgtcaaaaaaagagaagaatggCGTGTCAGCAGCAGGCCCTCCTGAGCCTGCTGAAAGTCAGGTGGTAGCTCCGTGCTCTGAGGAGGTGGGCGGCAGTGAGGAGCCCGAGCTGGGCAGCAGCTGCAGCCCAGCACACAAACTGTTTCACAGGACGCTGAGCCCTGCTGATGTCCTGCATGTCCACAGCTACGCCAAAGGAGACTACGGAGAGGGAGAAGCCCCACccaaagaagagaagaagactgATGGCAGTGACAACGAGATAGAGAAAGTCATCAGACATGTCAGCAAAGCA cagggggcagaagAGCTGACTGGAGATGGAGAGCTAGAGAGTGATCTGGGACAGCTGCCGGGCCACCACCCGCTCATAAAGGACGGCATGAGTGATGAAG AGGCCCCAGAGGAGGCCCCCCCAGTAGAGGAGGGCGGTCTGGAAGGGGAGGGCTGGGCCAAACCTCTGGCTCACCTGTGGCAGAGCAGAcctccaaacatgaagaaagagagagagtacaACCAGCGCATGGGCTCCAAACCTCCATACTGCTCCATCTGCATGCTGTTCCACACATACCAGCAG ACTGAATGTGCAAACAGTGCAGTCAGTCCTGTCATGGCAGCCGGCGGGCGGATGCGGACCAAGCCTCTGATCCCAGAGATGTgcttcaccaccaccacagagGAGGACTCAGAGTGTGAGGAGCAGCCTATCACACCTCACCTGGAGGAAGACGGAACCAGCCTCCTCATCACCTGCTCTCAGTGCAGCGTCCGGGTCCACACca GCTGTTATGGTGTAGATCCAGCCAGTGTGAGCAAGGAGTGGAAATGTGCACGCTGCAAGGCCAACGCCATGACGGAG AACTGCTGTTTGTGTTCGCTGAGGGGTGGAGCCTTGCAGAAagccaacaacaacaa GTGGGTACATGTGCTGTGTGCGGTGGCTGTGCTAGAGGCTCGCTTTGTCAGCATCACTGAAAGAAGTCCTGTGGATTTAAGTGGAATCCCTTTGCAGAGATTTAAACTG AAATGTTACTACTGtaagaagaggatgaagaaggcGTCGGGCTGCTGCGTTCAATGCTCTCACGGCCGCTGTCCCACTGCCTACCACCCCACCTGTGCCCAGGCTGCTGGAGTCCTCATGCAGCCAGACGAATGGCCCTTTGTGGTGCATGTCACCTGCTGTCGACACAAAGGCCCCACTCAGATTGAG CGTAATAAAGCAGCCATGCATGAGCTGACTGTGGGACAGAAGGTGATCTGCAAGCACAAGAACGGCCGCTACTACCAGTGTGACGTGGTGCAACTGTCCAAAGAGACCTTCTATGAAGTCAACTTTGATGATGGCTCTTTCAGCGACAATCTTTTCCCCGAAGACATTGTG AATCGGGACTGCGCCCAGCTCGGACCTCCACCTCAGGGTGAAGTGGTTCAGGTGCGATGGACAGATGGCCTGGTGTATGGGGCCAAGTTTGTGGCAGCTCATGTCATCCAAATGTACCTG GTGGAATTTGAGGATGGTTCGCAGCTAACAGCCAAGAGAGATGATGTCTACACTCTGGATGAGGAACTCCCAAAGAGAGTCAAATCCAGACTG TCTAAAGCGTCAGACATGAGATTTGATGGGATCTTTGAAGAGAAGGAGATCATCCAGGAgtcaaagagacagagagtgatCAACTCGCGTTACAGGGGGGACTACATAGAGCCTGTGATTTACAGAGCCATCATGGAGTAG